From the genome of Candidatus Wallbacteria bacterium, one region includes:
- the radA gene encoding DNA repair protein RadA has translation MNKIIYTCQSCGFQSPKWLGKCPDCGKWNSLTEEKTENHKTAGHQSAAVLSLEKIESISHQRISTGCGEFDRVLGGGIVPASVILVGGEPGIGKSTLLLQMSALLSAKAKVMYVLGEESPQQLKMRAERLGISGAGSLLLFPETTVEFILDAIKNNSPAVVVIDSIQTMNTASCESAPGTVSQIRECTQKLVAHAKESGTSLIIVGHVTKEGTIAGPKILEHMVDTVIYFEGERKFNFRILRTVKNRFGSTNEIGIFQMTGQGLSEVLNPAELFLSDRSASRAGIQVTTSMEGTRPMLCEIESLTNYSSFGNGRRLAQGIEVTRIFSIIAVIEKYLGIKTAEYDVYVNVVGGLKVFDPASDLAVALAVYSSFRNKPPRCLFSLGELSLTSEIRIVPFMNERIREGAKLGYQKMILPKGKEKITESFEGVEIIEVCSLEEAVEAGF, from the coding sequence GTGAATAAAATCATCTACACCTGCCAGAGCTGCGGTTTTCAGAGCCCAAAGTGGCTGGGCAAATGTCCGGACTGCGGCAAGTGGAATTCTCTTACCGAAGAGAAGACCGAAAATCACAAAACTGCCGGGCATCAATCCGCTGCAGTGCTGTCACTTGAAAAAATCGAAAGCATCAGCCATCAGCGGATTTCTACCGGCTGCGGAGAATTCGACCGCGTCCTTGGCGGAGGGATAGTACCTGCATCAGTGATACTGGTTGGGGGTGAGCCGGGCATCGGCAAGTCCACTCTGCTTCTGCAGATGTCTGCATTGCTTTCTGCTAAAGCCAAGGTGATGTACGTCCTGGGCGAAGAATCGCCGCAGCAGCTGAAAATGAGGGCTGAGCGCCTGGGAATTTCCGGGGCCGGCAGCCTGCTGCTCTTTCCTGAAACCACGGTGGAATTCATACTGGATGCCATTAAAAACAACTCGCCGGCCGTAGTGGTGATTGATTCCATCCAGACCATGAATACCGCTTCCTGCGAATCCGCTCCAGGGACTGTCTCTCAAATCAGGGAATGCACTCAGAAGCTGGTGGCGCATGCCAAGGAATCCGGAACCAGCCTGATCATCGTGGGACATGTCACCAAGGAGGGCACCATTGCAGGCCCGAAGATTCTGGAGCACATGGTGGATACAGTGATCTATTTCGAAGGCGAACGGAAGTTCAATTTCCGGATCCTGCGCACTGTAAAAAACCGTTTCGGCTCCACCAATGAAATCGGGATTTTCCAGATGACCGGGCAGGGACTTTCAGAAGTCTTAAACCCTGCTGAACTGTTCCTGTCTGACAGGTCTGCTTCCAGGGCCGGAATACAGGTGACGACATCAATGGAAGGCACCAGACCGATGCTTTGCGAGATCGAGAGTCTTACTAATTACAGTTCATTCGGTAATGGACGGAGGCTTGCACAGGGTATCGAAGTCACCAGGATTTTTTCCATTATCGCGGTGATCGAAAAGTATCTCGGAATAAAAACAGCGGAATACGACGTATACGTCAATGTCGTGGGCGGGCTTAAAGTTTTTGATCCTGCTTCAGATCTCGCAGTAGCGCTTGCAGTTTATTCGTCTTTCAGGAACAAACCCCCGCGTTGCCTGTTCAGTCTGGGAGAATTGAGCCTGACTTCTGAGATCAGGATAGTACCCTTCATGAATGAACGGATCAGGGAAGGAGCGAAACTCGGCTATCAAAAAATGATCCTCCCCAAAGGCAAGGAAAAAATCACCGAATCCTTTGAAGGTGTGGAAATAATTGAAGTCTGTTCTCTGGAAGAAGCGGTAGAAGCAGGATTTTGA
- a CDS encoding lysophospholipid acyltransferase family protein, whose protein sequence is MLLYRIGSSTARLIGLFVYRCAPSLAEVPERNLRALFPDISEFKLQKTVREFFRQQGQLLFELFYFSLFPDQIRRIVRFDELDQELVKKARSSGKAMIFLSMHLGNWELLGGALVAYGLPLTSIYLRARSELQEKILNSYRDKVGIRLIDHDNILGVLRLIRKKEVLGLISDHDGGPNGIRLSWCGCDVSFPAGPARLSKRYGLPVVGIYLKRKKNGFHRIVLENLTSANPDESVEDQSRRYLEFYDQVVRKVPEQWQLFYDRFKKRTYGLD, encoded by the coding sequence ATGCTTTTATACAGGATTGGAAGTTCAACAGCCCGGCTTATCGGGCTGTTTGTTTATCGGTGCGCCCCCTCCCTGGCCGAGGTGCCTGAGCGGAATCTGCGGGCTCTTTTCCCTGACATCAGTGAATTTAAGCTTCAGAAGACTGTCAGGGAATTTTTCAGACAGCAGGGGCAGCTGCTCTTTGAACTTTTTTATTTCAGCCTGTTTCCGGATCAGATCAGGCGGATCGTGCGTTTTGACGAGCTCGATCAGGAACTGGTGAAAAAAGCGCGCAGCAGCGGGAAAGCCATGATTTTTCTCTCAATGCATCTGGGAAACTGGGAACTGCTGGGAGGTGCTCTGGTGGCATACGGGCTGCCGCTCACTTCGATCTACTTGCGCGCCAGAAGCGAACTGCAGGAGAAAATATTGAACAGTTACAGGGATAAGGTCGGAATCAGATTGATCGACCATGACAACATTCTGGGGGTTCTCAGGCTGATCAGGAAAAAGGAAGTGCTGGGCCTGATCTCAGACCATGACGGAGGACCGAACGGGATCAGGCTCTCCTGGTGCGGATGCGATGTGTCATTCCCGGCAGGGCCTGCCAGGCTCTCAAAGCGATACGGGCTTCCTGTAGTGGGAATTTACCTGAAGCGGAAAAAAAATGGATTTCACAGGATTGTGCTTGAGAATCTGACTTCAGCCAATCCGGATGAATCGGTTGAGGATCAAAGTCGCAGATACCTTGAATTCTACGACCAGGTTGTCAGGAAAGTGCCTGAACAGTGGCAGTTGTTTTACGACAGATTTAAGAAGCGTACCTATGGCCTTGATTGA
- a CDS encoding tetratricopeptide repeat protein encodes MKSAEQEKIIKGLESPSLLDKLEALELIRKNRLLDYFEDIKRLLPTLNQQVVVRVVEIFLELKDTRIIPVLEQLLRENNKEIRIIATRALGEFRNKGSVECMLPMLRDQNSDVRKTAIDALKNIGDERALEPLLQIMSDENREVRGQVLEALEVFHDKRSIDALIAALNDPAPQLRSKALEMLFQLGDERAIPAILESLKDQNGKVRSLAARALGRVGNSSAVDALIRAMEDSNPDVRKNCVWAMGELSDEKSAPNLVKALADHQWEVRRNAARALERLGLETTQEALINAFNDTHREVKKEILSALIKIGDEKSKGIFISALESDDLELKKVALQALRNFPCEEIYRLLLNTMSSPSPFIRVETINTIKFMGYKEAVPELMKYLSDPQEEVRVAVVEALAGIGSSEATEALIGALKDKSQLVREKASSILENMGLDSFRSYFELGLSFYEQGKTGEATREWLKALEYEPFNERLHFYLAKAYFEQKDLEKAFLEFKKVAELNPYQNEIYYYLGKISRERGLIEETIYYLEKAVSLDTGSRHLNLLSELAEVCFQNGKPQQAEQYLKKILEIEENADAYYFLAMLSGSQKDYRKAGRFIEKCLTLKPDDYNPLLLKGKLLLEEHDLEGGYACFRDVLAKAPECLEALRNLGSISLKLSKWQDACEYLERIEEKDRDAEIYACLGEANLNAGRLELATEYLGKALSIQRENEKFHLMLAEAFFRNSNFDDGISILKKLLEIKPESVDAYLCMCSAYRKRKLFDEALKLYDRALKISPSDREVYSRKADCLIEMNNYLLAVDFLEGLPSGLKSPELKLKLVRAYFELGRVVDAERIIREIPEERKVPGYHYLLGKILRLRGKLSHAIVAFKTAISQTPSDFGAYLELGQAYLANGEVTEANLLFKSILDNEPENFQALLGLAMVYKEQKMLNDAKELLQKALLHQPKFFDAYFYLGKILKEQGLFEEALNEFHRAVEIDFSSYQAYFEIGEVYQKLGKEQDALLAMEKVMELNPSFKQAFLQAGRIYYHKQDFVQAEANFRQYLKFEPENAEVREFLGRIYLTRKEFGQVIELLRPLWPGNYSAGMVLADAYWKKGSHAKAEEILREICKDKRESQAYLMLGGVLACQEKHDLARKSLDKAVELAPEKLAVLLDAARILIDQKRHGDAVSFLQKAEKLDRVSEDVGYLLTVCYLETGNYEKAAEKVEFLRETPDPNPEYILLSGKINFNLKKHVLAQKDFEEYLSHHPSSEDPWLFMSRIYFEQGHYHLAEEAVKKLLMLNPYHESARYNLARIYQLAGKREEARKILEELIENLPNYLDSYIELGRMLREDKRAGDAISILEKARHKDPENLTLLSELAAAYFDRKLKREAEKILEKVIPLKPDNFLPYQLLAMIYREDGKLDKAAFLLERAIFLSPVQMDLRMMLSQIMEEQNNLTGAVKALENFPGDKPPEMFEKLARLYLAGNEREKALLCFEKCKNNLEIGKIHLENGEYDQALVDFKAVLVQSPDAGSEYYLSLLNYKQGNFEQASEWLGKAGGAGEQRIEELGGLIARARGDLETSVELFRKLMVNTGEARYGLLLAQSYFAKCDYANSILELERFMKICPQDCEGRKLLARAYLLSENTHQALKTLEPVPARDKDAELLSIEAEIFIAMNENEKAKESLRRALNFNTDDVGVRSRLAQVYFKMGRYAEAVHEYRAVVERKETPEILMNLGEAHYYNGDFEDALFKFQKLKELLPAEPRVRIYLARLYREKERFSEAEIELQELRQMEKESTPTVDYELGLISFKLGDLNKAADLFRKVYSLNNAFEQVNLYLAKLRLKEDQIDDAIPFLDEQSRLTPDDRETNLLLAKCYFEKKKYDSAQSLFKRLIERWPETAEAYYWLARIYWQQNMLDAATRNMERAIQYNPRFKPAMHDIGKILIERDRIDEAISYLEKATYLDEASYDLRITLGTAYEKAHMLNEAIAQYEKARNLSIGEPEAYYLSGYVYQKLGKPDKAYQNLLKVIEMTGGYKDTRYRLALLEKGMGKTSEAKENLEKYLEKNGEDINAFFELGTIYYQEHDFNLALKHLEQVVLNDPNRAEAYYYLGMIYLERKLLEDSIRLFQKAIEVSPNFVEAYFEMGRIHRSRGDLKAALPCLERAVHLRMNNQEFLREMGEVYLSMKRFKEAEELYQKLLYLDPNSFEAFYRLGTIEATKKNPEGALDYFKKARELKEKDPDLLLWMGKTYWHLRDFEKSVTVLSKIKEYYPRNSVEAYKLLADIYYSRDMISETVAEIKKAMEVSQDHELKIRLARCYVRIGKLDDALPLLHEVLGNFPDSQESLEIIGNIYFKKNRFQEALRYFQKLLLEREDDEELLRKEAECYEGLNEDEKARQIYQKLSEKRPQDYRIHMGMGKLFLRLKMNDNAIVVLEKCRKIEPGKAEPYIYLGDLYVGKGMMEEAISYYKKAIEVEPVSLKARLSLARIYKDKKLYDRAITAYKDIIRENPQETEAHNMLAQIYLDRELYDYALEELQKVIGLMPEGAQGYFMLAEVYKELSRFEEAAKMLEEGLRRDSRNLDAHFSLSSLYLKKGRLDDAVLEYKRIIALDENNVNAHFYLGKAYRDKGMIDEAVAEFIVVVNLAPVDSEITREAQEMLKPKRVNTTFWKDLEAEKE; translated from the coding sequence ATGAAAAGTGCTGAACAAGAAAAGATTATCAAGGGTTTAGAAAGTCCGTCCCTGCTGGATAAACTCGAAGCCTTGGAATTAATTCGCAAGAACAGGCTGCTGGACTATTTCGAAGACATTAAAAGGCTGCTCCCAACCCTCAACCAGCAGGTTGTAGTCAGGGTGGTGGAGATTTTTCTGGAACTGAAAGACACCAGAATCATACCGGTTCTGGAGCAGCTTCTCCGGGAGAATAACAAAGAAATCCGGATCATAGCCACGAGGGCTCTGGGAGAATTCAGGAACAAGGGCAGCGTCGAATGCATGCTGCCGATGCTCAGAGACCAGAACAGCGATGTACGCAAAACTGCAATCGATGCCCTGAAGAACATTGGCGACGAACGGGCTCTGGAACCATTGCTGCAGATCATGTCGGATGAGAACCGGGAAGTCAGAGGCCAGGTGCTGGAAGCTCTGGAAGTCTTCCATGACAAGCGCTCAATCGATGCATTGATCGCCGCCTTGAATGATCCGGCCCCGCAGCTTCGGAGCAAGGCTCTGGAAATGCTCTTTCAGCTCGGAGACGAGCGGGCGATTCCGGCGATCCTGGAATCCCTCAAGGACCAGAACGGTAAAGTGCGTTCTCTGGCAGCCCGTGCCTTGGGTAGAGTTGGCAATTCCTCAGCTGTCGACGCTCTGATCCGAGCTATGGAGGACTCCAACCCTGATGTGCGGAAAAACTGCGTCTGGGCGATGGGTGAACTGTCAGACGAAAAGTCTGCCCCCAACCTGGTCAAAGCCCTTGCAGACCACCAGTGGGAAGTCAGGAGGAATGCAGCCCGGGCATTGGAACGGCTCGGCCTGGAAACCACACAGGAAGCACTGATCAACGCATTCAACGATACCCATCGGGAAGTGAAGAAGGAAATCCTGAGCGCCCTGATCAAAATCGGGGACGAGAAGAGCAAGGGCATCTTCATTTCTGCCCTGGAAAGCGATGACCTGGAGCTGAAAAAAGTCGCACTCCAGGCTCTCCGGAATTTTCCCTGCGAAGAAATCTATCGGCTGCTCCTGAATACAATGTCATCACCTTCACCTTTCATCAGGGTGGAAACTATCAACACGATCAAATTCATGGGGTATAAGGAAGCAGTACCTGAATTGATGAAATATCTGTCTGATCCGCAGGAAGAAGTAAGGGTGGCGGTTGTGGAAGCCCTGGCCGGGATAGGCAGCAGCGAAGCCACCGAAGCTCTCATCGGAGCACTCAAGGACAAATCCCAGCTCGTGCGCGAGAAAGCCTCCTCGATTCTGGAAAACATGGGGCTGGACAGTTTCCGCAGTTATTTCGAGCTGGGGCTCTCTTTCTACGAACAGGGAAAGACCGGCGAAGCAACCCGCGAGTGGCTGAAAGCCCTTGAATATGAACCCTTCAATGAAAGGCTGCATTTCTATCTCGCCAAGGCTTATTTTGAGCAGAAAGACCTGGAAAAAGCCTTTCTGGAATTCAAGAAAGTGGCTGAACTCAATCCCTACCAGAATGAGATTTATTATTACCTCGGAAAGATTTCCCGTGAGAGGGGTTTGATCGAGGAAACGATCTATTACCTGGAAAAGGCCGTCTCGCTCGATACCGGGAGCAGGCATCTGAATCTGCTCTCTGAACTGGCTGAGGTCTGCTTTCAGAACGGAAAGCCTCAGCAGGCGGAACAGTACCTTAAGAAAATCCTGGAAATCGAAGAAAATGCGGATGCCTATTATTTTCTGGCAATGCTTTCCGGCAGTCAGAAAGATTACCGCAAGGCCGGACGTTTCATCGAAAAATGCCTGACCCTCAAGCCTGACGATTATAATCCGCTGCTTCTCAAAGGGAAGCTGCTGCTTGAGGAACACGACCTGGAAGGAGGCTACGCCTGTTTCAGGGACGTGCTGGCTAAGGCTCCGGAATGCCTGGAAGCCTTGAGGAATCTTGGCAGCATCAGCCTCAAACTTTCCAAATGGCAGGACGCCTGCGAATACCTGGAAAGGATCGAGGAAAAGGACCGGGACGCAGAGATTTATGCCTGTCTTGGTGAAGCGAACCTGAACGCAGGCAGGCTGGAACTGGCCACCGAATATCTCGGGAAAGCACTGAGCATACAGAGGGAAAATGAGAAATTCCATCTGATGCTGGCTGAAGCCTTTTTCAGGAACAGCAATTTTGACGACGGGATTTCCATTTTGAAGAAACTTCTGGAGATCAAGCCTGAAAGCGTTGATGCTTACCTGTGCATGTGCAGCGCGTACAGGAAGCGGAAACTGTTCGACGAGGCTTTGAAACTTTACGACCGTGCGCTGAAGATTTCTCCATCCGACCGTGAGGTGTATTCCCGGAAAGCCGACTGCCTGATTGAGATGAACAACTACCTGCTGGCGGTCGATTTCCTGGAAGGCCTGCCCTCCGGTCTGAAAAGCCCTGAGCTGAAGCTCAAACTGGTCCGGGCATATTTCGAGCTGGGCCGGGTCGTCGATGCTGAGCGCATCATCAGGGAAATCCCTGAAGAGCGAAAAGTCCCGGGTTATCATTACCTGCTGGGAAAGATACTCAGGCTGCGCGGCAAGCTTTCTCATGCGATAGTAGCGTTCAAAACGGCAATTTCTCAAACTCCGAGCGATTTCGGCGCTTACCTGGAACTGGGGCAGGCATATCTTGCCAACGGCGAAGTGACTGAAGCCAACCTGCTCTTCAAGTCCATTCTGGACAATGAACCCGAAAACTTCCAGGCGCTGCTGGGGCTGGCCATGGTCTACAAGGAACAGAAAATGCTCAATGACGCCAAGGAACTTCTGCAGAAAGCCCTGCTTCATCAGCCGAAGTTTTTTGACGCTTACTTTTACCTGGGAAAAATACTCAAGGAACAGGGTCTGTTTGAAGAGGCTCTGAACGAGTTCCACAGGGCTGTCGAGATCGACTTTTCCTCATATCAGGCCTATTTTGAAATTGGCGAGGTCTATCAGAAACTTGGCAAAGAGCAGGATGCCCTGCTGGCCATGGAAAAAGTGATGGAACTGAATCCCAGCTTCAAGCAGGCTTTCCTGCAGGCAGGCAGGATTTATTATCACAAACAGGATTTCGTCCAGGCCGAAGCGAACTTCAGGCAATATTTGAAATTCGAGCCCGAAAACGCTGAAGTCCGTGAATTTCTCGGGAGAATCTATCTGACCAGGAAGGAATTCGGCCAGGTGATTGAGCTCCTGCGGCCGCTCTGGCCCGGGAATTATTCCGCAGGCATGGTACTGGCCGATGCATACTGGAAAAAGGGGAGCCATGCCAAGGCTGAGGAGATTCTACGGGAAATCTGTAAAGACAAGCGCGAAAGCCAGGCTTACCTGATGCTCGGCGGAGTGCTGGCCTGTCAGGAAAAACACGATCTGGCCAGAAAGTCCCTGGATAAGGCGGTGGAGCTTGCTCCGGAGAAACTCGCGGTACTGCTCGATGCAGCCAGGATTCTGATCGATCAGAAGCGTCACGGGGATGCGGTTTCCTTCCTGCAGAAAGCCGAGAAGCTGGACCGGGTTTCAGAAGATGTCGGTTATCTGCTGACAGTCTGCTACCTTGAAACCGGGAATTACGAAAAAGCGGCGGAAAAAGTGGAATTTTTGAGGGAAACCCCTGACCCCAACCCTGAATATATCCTGCTCTCAGGCAAGATCAATTTCAATCTGAAAAAACATGTGCTGGCGCAGAAGGATTTCGAGGAATATCTGAGCCATCATCCGTCCAGCGAGGATCCCTGGCTGTTCATGAGCCGGATCTATTTCGAGCAGGGACATTATCACCTGGCAGAAGAAGCCGTGAAAAAGCTCCTGATGCTCAACCCGTATCATGAGAGCGCGCGTTACAATCTGGCCCGGATTTATCAGCTGGCCGGCAAACGGGAAGAAGCCAGGAAGATCCTGGAGGAACTGATCGAGAATCTGCCTAACTATCTGGACTCATACATCGAACTCGGCCGGATGCTCAGGGAAGACAAAAGGGCCGGTGATGCCATTTCCATCCTGGAAAAGGCCAGGCATAAGGATCCGGAAAATCTTACCCTCCTCTCCGAACTGGCAGCCGCGTATTTCGACAGGAAGCTCAAGCGGGAAGCCGAGAAGATCCTGGAAAAAGTGATCCCGCTCAAACCTGACAATTTTCTCCCTTATCAGCTTCTGGCCATGATTTACCGGGAGGACGGCAAGCTGGACAAGGCGGCATTCCTGCTGGAACGTGCCATCTTCTTATCCCCGGTGCAGATGGACTTGCGGATGATGCTTTCACAAATCATGGAAGAGCAGAACAATCTTACCGGTGCGGTCAAAGCGCTGGAAAATTTTCCCGGCGACAAGCCCCCTGAGATGTTCGAAAAACTTGCCAGGCTGTATCTTGCGGGCAACGAACGGGAAAAAGCGCTCCTTTGTTTTGAAAAGTGCAAGAATAATCTGGAGATCGGGAAAATTCATCTCGAGAACGGAGAATACGATCAGGCCCTTGTTGATTTCAAAGCTGTGCTGGTTCAATCTCCTGATGCAGGCTCCGAATATTACCTCTCGCTGCTGAATTACAAGCAGGGAAATTTCGAGCAGGCCTCCGAATGGCTCGGAAAGGCAGGGGGAGCCGGAGAGCAGCGGATCGAGGAACTGGGAGGACTGATCGCCAGAGCAAGGGGAGACCTGGAAACATCCGTGGAACTTTTCCGCAAGCTGATGGTAAATACCGGGGAAGCGCGTTACGGCCTGCTGCTTGCGCAGAGCTATTTCGCCAAGTGCGATTACGCCAATTCCATCCTGGAACTGGAACGTTTCATGAAGATCTGCCCGCAGGACTGTGAAGGCCGCAAGCTGCTTGCCAGAGCCTATCTGCTTAGTGAAAACACCCATCAGGCCCTTAAAACCCTGGAACCTGTTCCGGCCCGTGATAAGGACGCCGAACTTCTGTCCATCGAAGCGGAAATTTTCATCGCTATGAACGAAAATGAGAAAGCCAAGGAATCCTTGCGCAGAGCTTTGAATTTCAATACCGACGACGTCGGGGTAAGGAGCAGGCTGGCACAGGTCTATTTCAAGATGGGACGATATGCAGAAGCTGTCCATGAATATCGCGCTGTCGTGGAGAGGAAGGAAACCCCTGAAATTCTTATGAATCTCGGGGAAGCCCACTACTACAACGGTGATTTCGAGGACGCGCTGTTCAAATTCCAGAAACTGAAAGAACTGCTTCCCGCTGAACCCAGAGTCAGGATCTATCTTGCCAGACTCTACCGGGAAAAGGAGCGTTTCAGCGAAGCTGAGATCGAGCTTCAGGAATTGCGGCAGATGGAGAAGGAAAGCACTCCGACTGTGGATTACGAACTCGGGCTGATCTCCTTCAAACTTGGCGATCTGAATAAAGCCGCCGACCTCTTCCGCAAGGTTTACTCTTTAAACAATGCTTTTGAACAGGTGAATCTGTATCTGGCAAAGCTCAGATTGAAAGAGGACCAGATCGATGATGCCATTCCATTTCTGGACGAGCAGTCACGCCTGACTCCTGACGACAGGGAAACCAACCTGCTGCTGGCGAAATGCTATTTCGAAAAGAAAAAATACGATTCCGCCCAGTCGCTCTTCAAGCGTCTGATCGAGCGCTGGCCGGAAACGGCCGAAGCTTATTACTGGCTGGCCCGCATTTACTGGCAGCAGAACATGCTGGACGCGGCCACCAGGAACATGGAGCGGGCTATCCAGTACAATCCGAGATTCAAGCCTGCCATGCACGACATCGGGAAGATCCTGATCGAGCGCGACAGGATCGACGAAGCCATTTCCTACCTGGAGAAAGCCACTTATCTCGACGAGGCTTCTTACGACCTGCGGATCACTCTGGGAACTGCTTATGAGAAAGCCCACATGCTGAACGAGGCCATCGCGCAGTATGAAAAAGCCCGCAATCTGTCGATCGGCGAGCCTGAAGCGTATTACCTCTCAGGTTATGTATATCAGAAGCTCGGCAAGCCGGATAAGGCGTATCAGAATTTGTTGAAAGTGATCGAGATGACCGGAGGTTACAAGGACACCCGCTACAGGCTGGCACTGCTTGAAAAGGGCATGGGTAAAACTTCGGAAGCCAAGGAAAACCTGGAGAAATATCTTGAAAAGAACGGGGAAGATATCAACGCCTTCTTCGAGCTGGGGACAATCTATTACCAGGAACACGATTTCAACCTGGCGCTCAAGCATCTGGAACAGGTAGTTCTGAATGACCCCAACCGGGCCGAAGCATATTATTATCTGGGCATGATTTATCTGGAGCGGAAGCTTCTTGAGGACAGCATCCGCCTTTTCCAGAAAGCGATCGAAGTCAGCCCCAATTTTGTGGAAGCCTATTTCGAAATGGGCAGAATCCACCGCAGCAGGGGTGACCTCAAGGCCGCCCTGCCTTGTCTCGAGCGGGCTGTCCACCTGCGCATGAATAATCAGGAATTCCTGCGGGAAATGGGAGAGGTTTATCTCTCGATGAAACGCTTCAAGGAAGCGGAAGAACTCTACCAGAAACTCCTCTATCTCGACCCCAATTCCTTCGAAGCCTTCTACCGCCTGGGCACGATCGAAGCAACTAAAAAAAATCCAGAAGGAGCTTTGGACTATTTTAAAAAAGCCAGGGAGCTGAAGGAAAAAGACCCTGATCTGCTGCTCTGGATGGGTAAAACATACTGGCATCTGCGTGATTTCGAGAAATCCGTGACTGTGCTTTCCAAGATCAAGGAATATTACCCCAGGAATTCGGTGGAAGCTTACAAACTCCTGGCAGACATCTACTACAGCAGGGACATGATTTCGGAAACTGTGGCTGAGATCAAGAAGGCGATGGAAGTCTCTCAGGATCACGAATTGAAGATCCGCCTCGCCCGCTGCTACGTGAGAATCGGCAAACTGGATGACGCCCTGCCTCTCCTGCATGAAGTGCTCGGCAATTTCCCGGACAGCCAGGAATCACTGGAAATCATCGGCAACATCTATTTCAAGAAGAACAGATTCCAGGAAGCCCTGCGCTATTTCCAGAAGCTGCTCTTGGAGCGGGAGGACGACGAGGAACTGCTGAGGAAAGAGGCGGAATGTTACGAGGGGCTGAACGAGGACGAGAAAGCCAGGCAGATCTATCAGAAGCTCTCGGAAAAGCGGCCGCAGGATTACAGGATTCACATGGGAATGGGCAAGCTTTTCCTGCGCCTCAAGATGAACGACAATGCGATCGTGGTGCTGGAAAAATGCCGCAAGATCGAACCTGGCAAGGCCGAACCATACATCTATCTTGGAGACCTCTACGTCGGCAAGGGTATGATGGAGGAAGCGATCTCATATTACAAGAAAGCGATCGAAGTGGAGCCTGTGAGTCTCAAGGCCAGACTGTCGCTCGCCAGGATCTACAAGGACAAGAAGCTTTACGACCGTGCCATCACCGCCTACAAGGACATTATCCGCGAAAATCCCCAGGAAACTGAGGCGCATAACATGCTGGCCCAGATCTATCTGGACCGCGAACTGTACGATTACGCGCTGGAAGAACTGCAGAAGGTGATCGGCCTGATGCCTGAGGGAGCCCAGGGTTATTTCATGCTGGCAGAAGTTTATAAAGAGCTTTCCAGATTCGAGGAAGCCGCCAAGATGCTGGAAGAGGGCCTGCGCCGGGACAGCCGCAACCTGGATGCCCATTTCAGCCTGTCTTCCCTCTATCTGAAGAAGGGCAGACTGGACGACGCTGTGCTGGAATACAAACGGATCATCGCTCTGGACGAGAACAATGTCAATGCGCATTTCTACCTTGGCAAAGCTTACCGCGATAAAGGCATGATCGACGAGGCTGTGGCAGAGTTCATCGTAGTCGTCAACCTGGCTCCTGTAGACAGCGAGATCACCAGGGAAGCGCAGGAAATGCTCAAGCCCAAGCGTGTCAATACCACCTTCTGGAAAGACCTGGAAGCTGAAAAAGAGTGA
- a CDS encoding HAD family hydrolase, which produces MKKAFFFDRDGTLIVERNYLHDPAAVALLPGVPEVLKKLKEMGFLLLVVTNQAGIAKGMYNLAAAQAVNEELNRKSGGLIDDFLICPHHPDYSGPCSCRKPEPGMIFEARDRYVLDLESSFLVGDKHSDVLCGLNAGLKKSFLVLTGYGESEQGKVAGLDCCVVESLENLLDWI; this is translated from the coding sequence ATGAAAAAAGCTTTCTTTTTTGACCGTGACGGGACCTTGATAGTTGAACGGAACTACCTGCACGATCCGGCTGCAGTTGCATTGTTACCCGGTGTTCCGGAAGTCCTGAAAAAACTGAAAGAAATGGGATTTCTCCTGCTCGTTGTGACAAACCAGGCCGGGATCGCCAAAGGGATGTACAACCTGGCCGCTGCCCAGGCCGTAAACGAAGAACTGAATCGGAAATCAGGCGGACTGATCGACGATTTTCTGATCTGCCCGCATCATCCGGATTACAGCGGACCCTGCAGCTGCCGGAAGCCTGAACCTGGTATGATCTTTGAGGCCCGGGACAGATACGTACTGGACCTTGAATCATCATTCCTCGTGGGCGACAAGCACTCTGACGTCCTTTGCGGACTCAACGCCGGGTTGAAGAAGAGCTTTCTGGTGCTGACAGGTTACGGGGAGAGTGAGCAGGGCAAGGTGGCTGGACTGGACTGCTGCGTAGTGGAATCGCTTGAGAATCTGCTTGACTGGATCTGA